In Schistocerca serialis cubense isolate TAMUIC-IGC-003099 chromosome 3, iqSchSeri2.2, whole genome shotgun sequence, the following proteins share a genomic window:
- the LOC126470738 gene encoding piggyBac transposable element-derived protein 3-like, protein MRFNPLPGVRLYWSNDRNFFNSIVAQVMPVKRFLKIMKILHLNDNYKIPKKGEIGFERLYKLEPMLDHLYSCFKKLFHPARYLSVDEYMVGFKGRRCLEQYMPNKPIKRGFKIWVIACAGTGYCLGPSVYEGKEEGGNSYKFLGEFVIEKLAAPYERLGNCLFFDNFFSNVVMMKNLLRKNLFACATIRQTRKFFPKDKLAADKTLKMGESDIIIGEDIGISKWKGRGKKCVTVTSTMCNAESKCFVLRTNNKGVRESVPCPESIRD, encoded by the coding sequence ATGAGATTCAATCCATTACCTGGAGTCAGACTGTACTGGAGTAATGACAGAAACTTTTTCAACAGTATAGTTGCACAAGTGATGCCTGTAAAACGTTTcttgaaaattatgaaaattttacacTTAAATGACAATTACAAAATACCAAAAAAGGGTGAAATTGGATTTGAGCGATTATACAAGTTGGAACCTATGTTGGATCACCTCTACAGTTGTTTCAAGAAGTTGTTCCATCCTGCCAGATATTTGTCAGTTGACGAATATATGGTGGGATTCAAAGGAAGACGTTGCTTGGAACAGTATATGCCAAATAAACCAATTAAAAGAGGTTTTAAAATCTGGGTGATTGCATGTGCTGGTACAGGGTACTGTCTAGGACCGTCAGTGTATGAGGGCAAAGAAGAGGGAGGCAACAGTTACAAGTTCTTAGGTGAATTTGTCATAGAAAAACTTGCAGCTCCTTATGAACGTCTAGGAAACTGCTTattctttgataattttttttcaaatgttgtaaTGATGAAAAATCTACTGAGAAAAAATCTGTTTGCTTGTGCCACAATCAGACAAACACGAAAGTTCTTTCCTAAAGATAAATTAGCTGCTGACAAAACTCTAAAAATGGGAGAATCTGATATAATTATTGGTGAAGACATAGGAATCTCAAAATGGAAAGGCAGGGGAAAGAAGTGTGTTACTGTAACTAGCACGATGTGTAATGCTGAATCCAAATGTTTTGTTCTGAGAACTAATAACAAAGGTGTTAGGGAAAGCGTTCCTTGTCCAGAATCGATCAGGGATTAA